Proteins encoded by one window of Enterococcus saccharolyticus subsp. saccharolyticus:
- a CDS encoding site-specific DNA-methyltransferase, with amino-acid sequence MLRDNQQFNESIKSNSAFLDELRQKMPEFFTATKYDEEGNIVEASTFDNEKFQQALKEHNIDELSSGYRLDFIGKNYAKKQAGERPTTVIVPDNNHNQKEENKNSKNLFFTGDNLEVLRHLQQNYANSVDFIYIDPPYNTGSDGFVYPDNFEYSDEQLKDMFAISDDELKRLKSIQGKATHSAWLTFMYPRLYLAKRVLKDTGVIFISIDDNEHSNLKLLLDDVFGENSFLGDIVWLKKRKGSFLSKKVISMTENCILYAKNNNDRIYLYGGGTSEKESQPIIKRTNSFSKLKFNKCIVKSKLKDGIYEKGEYGKDATPVHLENDIEVKDGVIITDFILSSNFIWNQDFLDSELSKGTRIVINTLNFQPRAFRKFDEKNFKGFPSYIDGVKISGTNEDAYEELDNLFNQKNIFSYTKPVNYIIELLKAATNFNKNALILDFFAGSSTTADAVMQLNVEDGGNRRYIMCTLPEPTFTVNSDGKEVPTKGGETAYKAGYKSIDEISRERIIRAANKIKGENPLLTETQDFGFKHYRVVPPTQDTLEKIDYDDQLQLDLFDDMIDALSSEKLGVAGSASGIDTILQTYLAKDNYQFDVDIEMVDFSGIQLPYVNNQRIYLIAKKWQTENTKALVNAIGKNELIVQTIVVYGYTLEMESLRELEIALNQLENKVNLQVRY; translated from the coding sequence ATGTTACGAGATAATCAACAGTTTAATGAATCAATCAAATCAAATTCTGCGTTTTTGGACGAACTACGTCAAAAGATGCCAGAATTTTTTACTGCTACCAAATATGATGAAGAAGGCAATATTGTTGAAGCCTCAACCTTTGATAATGAAAAATTTCAACAAGCTTTAAAAGAACATAATATCGATGAACTTTCTAGTGGCTACCGTTTAGATTTTATTGGCAAAAACTATGCCAAGAAACAAGCAGGCGAACGCCCAACAACGGTGATTGTGCCAGATAATAATCACAACCAAAAAGAAGAAAATAAAAACAGTAAAAATCTATTTTTTACAGGTGATAATCTTGAAGTCTTACGTCACTTGCAACAAAATTATGCCAATAGTGTAGATTTTATTTATATTGATCCCCCTTATAATACAGGTTCGGACGGATTTGTTTATCCAGATAACTTTGAATATTCTGATGAGCAACTCAAAGATATGTTTGCTATAAGTGATGATGAATTAAAAAGATTGAAGTCAATTCAAGGCAAAGCGACCCATAGTGCTTGGCTGACTTTTATGTATCCAAGACTCTATTTAGCAAAGAGAGTACTGAAAGATACCGGTGTGATTTTTATTTCTATTGATGATAATGAACACTCTAACCTTAAATTATTATTAGATGATGTTTTTGGAGAAAATAGTTTTTTAGGAGATATAGTTTGGTTGAAAAAAAGAAAAGGCAGCTTTTTATCAAAAAAAGTTATTAGTATGACAGAAAATTGTATTTTATATGCAAAAAATAACAATGATAGAATTTACTTATATGGGGGGGGAACAAGTGAAAAAGAATCTCAGCCCATTATAAAACGCACTAATTCCTTTAGTAAACTAAAATTTAATAAATGTATAGTTAAGTCAAAATTGAAAGACGGAATTTATGAAAAAGGTGAATATGGAAAGGACGCCACCCCGGTACACCTTGAAAATGATATTGAAGTGAAGGACGGAGTAATAATTACTGATTTCATTTTATCTTCTAATTTTATTTGGAATCAAGATTTTTTAGATTCTGAGTTATCTAAAGGTACGAGAATCGTAATTAATACCTTAAATTTCCAGCCTAGAGCCTTTAGAAAATTTGATGAAAAGAATTTTAAAGGATTTCCAAGTTATATTGACGGTGTCAAAATTTCTGGCACCAACGAAGATGCATATGAAGAATTAGATAATTTGTTTAATCAAAAAAATATCTTTAGCTATACAAAACCTGTGAATTATATTATTGAGTTATTAAAAGCTGCAACAAATTTTAATAAAAATGCATTAATTTTAGATTTCTTCGCTGGCTCATCAACTACAGCTGATGCAGTAATGCAATTGAACGTTGAAGACGGTGGCAATCGACGATACATCATGTGTACCTTACCTGAACCAACCTTTACAGTGAACTCTGATGGTAAAGAAGTTCCAACCAAGGGTGGTGAGACAGCCTACAAAGCCGGCTATAAGTCCATTGATGAAATCTCTCGTGAACGTATCATCCGAGCAGCCAATAAAATCAAGGGCGAGAACCCTTTGCTCACTGAAACACAAGATTTTGGCTTTAAGCATTATCGTGTGGTACCACCAACCCAAGATACATTGGAGAAAATCGATTATGATGACCAGCTACAACTCGACCTATTTGATGATATGATTGATGCGCTTTCTAGTGAAAAATTAGGTGTGGCAGGGAGCGCGTCTGGAATTGATACAATCTTACAGACTTATCTTGCTAAAGATAATTATCAATTTGATGTAGATATAGAGATGGTAGACTTTTCAGGTATCCAATTGCCCTACGTGAATAATCAGAGAATTTATTTGATAGCGAAAAAATGGCAAACAGAGAATACTAAGGCCTTAGTTAACGCAATTGGTAAAAATGAACTGATTGTTCAAACAATTGTGGTTTATGGCTACACGCTTGAGATGGAAAGTTTACGAGAATTAGAGATTGCACTGAATCAATTAGAGAATAAAGTCAATCTGCAAGTGAGATATTAG
- a CDS encoding AAA family ATPase yields MKIKTIEISGFRQITHATFNLENGITFLAGANNSGKTSLVELLNCIFNFGNEKFSGEDFSVVNTQKWINEVLPLILAFFQEETQKESIISNICNLIFPDTDEQNEIIIEPIKLKIQIDYDAANDDIRNFADYIMDLDPSSSSFYFVYEYNVDNSLFRKNLINHYDKLEHRAKKILSDSENNNDANIKKIILKVYFDSLSETIRFTDSKFENGGKVDRRNFIKLFNFQKIMAGRTLDDTSTDRSKILSKNIVDIASEDEKWAKTIESLPDTILKAIESEKIDQIVKDTSINSLKETMSSISMTNGGQANEIIIDMDITEESIKSLLKNITSAKYMLDEHYLNESSQGLGYSNLIYMHLQLEKFNKTIDPLLVNLFVIEEPESHMHPQMQYIFSQYLLTYFASRPELQGFITTHSHEVVRGAKLSQLRVLRKVDSFKCSLYDLRNFHNNLEGTPQLLDFYNYFYSISFPDIIFADKVILYEGDTERMLINSLLKADKTPFPKLKSQYLSFVQVGGAYAVNYEPILKYLDIKSLIITDIDYGKECNTKKEIEASKSTNDSINKLLNMRAKTENTKTIKDIYSCRENKEPYALIRDNICLTFQGEKDGYTRTLEEAMLCKLYGIKSFDTQTKIWWKDKRKSDNLKYSIPNDASIGVRKIINSTSKNKTDFMYSVVLNNKLTSMLPYYIEEGLKWLEK; encoded by the coding sequence ATGAAGATTAAAACTATCGAAATTTCAGGTTTTAGACAAATTACACATGCAACGTTTAATCTAGAAAATGGTATTACTTTTCTTGCTGGAGCTAATAATAGTGGTAAAACTTCGCTAGTCGAACTTCTGAATTGTATTTTTAATTTTGGTAACGAAAAATTTTCTGGTGAAGATTTTTCGGTAGTTAATACTCAAAAGTGGATAAACGAAGTTTTACCACTAATATTAGCTTTTTTTCAAGAAGAAACACAAAAAGAAAGTATTATCTCCAATATTTGTAATTTAATTTTTCCTGATACAGATGAACAGAATGAAATAATTATTGAGCCAATTAAGCTAAAAATTCAAATTGATTATGATGCTGCAAATGATGATATAAGAAATTTTGCTGACTATATAATGGATCTTGATCCATCTTCTTCCAGTTTCTATTTTGTTTACGAGTATAATGTAGACAACTCTCTTTTCAGAAAGAATCTAATAAATCATTACGATAAACTAGAACATCGTGCTAAAAAAATACTTTCAGACTCTGAAAATAATAACGATGCAAATATTAAGAAAATAATTTTGAAAGTATATTTTGACTCCTTATCAGAAACTATTAGATTTACAGATAGTAAATTCGAAAATGGTGGAAAGGTTGATCGTAGAAACTTCATAAAGCTTTTCAATTTTCAAAAAATTATGGCTGGGAGAACCTTAGATGATACTAGTACGGACAGAAGTAAAATCTTAAGTAAAAATATTGTTGATATTGCTAGTGAAGATGAAAAGTGGGCAAAAACAATTGAAAGCTTACCTGATACAATATTAAAGGCTATCGAAAGTGAAAAAATCGATCAAATTGTAAAAGATACTTCCATTAATTCACTTAAAGAAACTATGTCTTCAATTTCAATGACGAACGGTGGTCAAGCAAACGAAATCATTATTGACATGGATATTACAGAAGAATCCATTAAATCATTACTTAAGAATATCACTAGTGCAAAGTATATGTTAGATGAACACTATTTAAATGAATCATCGCAAGGATTAGGATATAGTAACCTTATCTATATGCATTTGCAACTAGAAAAATTTAATAAAACAATTGATCCATTATTGGTTAATTTGTTTGTAATAGAAGAACCCGAATCTCATATGCATCCCCAAATGCAATATATTTTTTCGCAATATTTACTAACTTATTTTGCCTCTAGACCAGAATTACAAGGATTCATCACTACACACTCACACGAAGTTGTTAGAGGTGCTAAGCTATCTCAATTGAGGGTACTCAGAAAAGTTGATAGCTTTAAGTGTTCTTTATATGATTTAAGAAATTTTCATAATAATTTGGAAGGTACCCCTCAATTGTTGGATTTTTACAACTATTTTTATTCAATTAGCTTTCCCGATATTATTTTTGCGGATAAAGTTATTTTGTATGAAGGTGATACAGAGCGGATGCTTATTAATAGTCTTTTGAAAGCTGATAAAACGCCCTTTCCTAAACTAAAGAGTCAGTATCTTTCATTTGTTCAAGTCGGAGGGGCATACGCAGTTAACTATGAACCTATTCTAAAATATCTAGATATAAAATCGCTAATAATAACAGATATAGATTACGGAAAAGAATGTAATACTAAAAAAGAAATAGAAGCTTCCAAATCTACAAACGATTCTATAAATAAATTATTAAATATGAGAGCAAAAACTGAAAACACAAAAACTATTAAAGATATTTACTCCTGTAGAGAAAATAAAGAACCGTATGCTTTAATAAGAGATAATATATGCCTAACTTTCCAAGGTGAAAAGGATGGCTATACAAGAACACTAGAAGAAGCAATGTTATGTAAATTATATGGTATCAAGTCATTCGATACGCAGACAAAAATTTGGTGGAAAGACAAAAGAAAGAGCGACAATTTAAAATATTCGATACCAAACGACGCATCTATTGGCGTAAGGAAAATTATTAATAGTACTTCAAAAAATAAAACAGATTTTATGTATTCTGTTGTCCTAAATAATAAATTGACAAGTATGTTGCCTTACTATATTGAGGAGGGGCTAAAGTGGCTAGAAAAATAG
- a CDS encoding UvrD-helicase domain-containing protein, translating into MARKIDNFFIVNAPAGSGKTTTIREMIRDIISNNSKDNVLCITYTNRAADELSNSFSSPNVAISTIHSFLNSFMKQYFGSQEIIDLYFETYEDSIQQRIDNREAKENQTKSNLKYIEKYGDLSIDTLRRNITNIYYNENSFNSLYYGGLSHDDLISFSSKIFLKYKIIQNRLSYKFQHVFIDEYQDTTVDVLNIFYESLRGKRTTLYLFGDKMQQIYKNYDGNFEPNFKEFDSSKALNTNYRSIPKIISLLNNIYNDSSFVQNVSDDMVDIVPSFNPRVIISKNVDEELTKILNNYPNSLTLFLSNRSRFQKIGCSSLYTTFSRMERYSFGKKYSVVDVLTNITKDNPDSLMRLIFLVAEINNNYTSNNYGAIVQKIKEEQPILGIKDWKLSNHQDKANLNTILAELASILSSSENSIQNVLTYLKEKILQTSLTLSEIMEDDSYSDALNVPINEVVKLYDYLESPKVSTQHGVKGESHDEVIFIADNGSNPSVSMYKFFDLWSDTDISLSSLEEFYYQYSFELIKITEKVGVRISALNAGSFIPHKDYLKDSASNIMTMFQGNDLFNKLCLQDYQTFISKPNVTNVKKCFRESQIYGILSAYKLFYVGCSRARKDLTILLDNTKVTGGLNRQIQKFEQVGFEVYNKGT; encoded by the coding sequence GTGGCTAGAAAAATAGATAATTTTTTCATTGTCAATGCTCCAGCAGGCAGTGGTAAAACGACTACTATTCGAGAAATGATTCGTGACATTATTTCGAATAACTCCAAAGATAATGTATTGTGCATAACATACACCAATAGAGCCGCAGATGAGCTTTCTAATAGTTTTTCTTCTCCTAATGTTGCTATTTCAACAATTCATTCATTTTTAAATAGTTTCATGAAACAATATTTTGGTAGTCAAGAAATTATTGACTTATACTTTGAAACTTACGAAGACAGTATACAACAAAGAATTGATAATAGAGAGGCTAAAGAAAATCAGACTAAAAGCAATCTAAAGTACATTGAAAAATATGGAGATCTGAGTATCGATACTCTTCGAAGAAATATTACAAATATATATTACAATGAAAATAGCTTCAATTCCCTATATTATGGCGGGTTAAGTCATGATGACCTGATTTCATTTTCAAGTAAAATTTTTCTAAAGTATAAAATAATACAGAATAGATTATCTTACAAATTCCAGCATGTTTTTATTGATGAATATCAGGATACAACCGTAGATGTTCTAAATATTTTTTATGAAAGTTTAAGAGGAAAAAGAACAACCTTATATCTATTTGGTGATAAGATGCAACAAATTTACAAAAATTATGATGGAAACTTTGAACCAAATTTTAAAGAATTTGATTCTAGTAAAGCTTTAAACACTAACTACCGGTCAATTCCGAAGATCATAAGTTTACTAAATAACATATACAATGATTCCAGTTTCGTTCAAAATGTCTCTGATGATATGGTAGACATTGTTCCTAGTTTTAATCCAAGAGTAATTATTAGCAAAAATGTTGATGAAGAATTGACTAAAATTTTAAATAATTATCCAAATTCATTAACTTTATTCCTATCTAATCGATCTAGATTTCAAAAAATCGGTTGTTCTTCTTTATATACTACGTTTAGTAGAATGGAACGCTATTCTTTTGGCAAAAAGTATAGTGTAGTAGATGTATTAACAAATATCACCAAAGACAACCCTGATTCTTTGATGAGACTGATCTTTTTAGTAGCAGAAATCAATAATAATTACACTTCCAATAACTACGGCGCAATTGTCCAAAAAATTAAGGAAGAGCAGCCGATACTTGGAATAAAAGATTGGAAATTATCAAACCATCAAGATAAAGCTAATCTAAATACAATTCTTGCTGAATTAGCTTCGATATTATCGTCTTCCGAAAACTCTATCCAAAATGTTTTAACTTACTTAAAGGAAAAAATTCTGCAAACATCATTAACATTAAGCGAGATTATGGAAGATGATAGTTATTCTGACGCATTGAATGTTCCTATTAATGAGGTGGTAAAACTCTATGACTACTTAGAGTCCCCAAAAGTATCCACACAACATGGGGTAAAAGGAGAAAGTCACGATGAAGTTATTTTCATTGCCGATAATGGTAGTAATCCTTCGGTAAGTATGTATAAGTTTTTTGATCTTTGGTCAGACACCGATATTTCACTCTCATCATTAGAAGAATTTTATTATCAATATTCTTTTGAATTAATTAAAATTACTGAAAAAGTGGGAGTTAGAATTAGCGCTTTAAATGCGGGTAGTTTCATACCTCATAAAGATTACTTAAAAGACAGTGCGTCTAATATAATGACTATGTTTCAGGGAAACGATTTATTTAATAAACTTTGTCTGCAAGATTATCAAACATTTATATCAAAACCAAATGTGACTAATGTGAAAAAATGTTTTAGGGAGTCACAAATATATGGAATTTTAAGTGCCTATAAACTGTTTTATGTAGGATGTTCAAGAGCACGCAAAGATCTTACTATTTTATTGGATAATACCAAAGTAACTGGCGGTTTAAACAGGCAAATACAGAAATTTGAGCAAGTCGGATTTGAAGTGTATAATAAGGGAACTTAA
- a CDS encoding type III restriction-modification system endonuclease yields MKILLEELPHQLEALQALDEAFYGLDERTTDPDKDYVYANPIIKGRGNENTNIDIKMETGTGKTYVGVRAMYDLHQKYGLFKFIVVVPSPAIKEGWKNFIEADYAKQHFSQFYENTQINLNVINAGDFNSKKGLLPAHLVEFIEGDRLNSSTIQVLLINAGMLNSASMKKDYAQTLLSGWTSPLEGLKATRPIVMIDEPHRFPRDKANYKSITAVEPQMIIRFGATFPDVKVGKGRQASFVKDYYRKQPQFNLNAVSSFNNGLVKGIDVYYPNVTETESKERYVVESVTNQQLVLKHNSTLYTYGKGDDIGFDGDIYYEGAKRLSNGLELEKGMSFLPATMTNSYQELIIRDAIEKHFEAEIPNFMRENEYQPKVKTLSLFFIDSIKSYRDEKGWLKELFEKHLRRKLEALIREFRLKKLPREQEYLSFLQATLADLTENVHAGYFGEDRGSGDEAIQAEVDDILKNKEKLLSFKDGKGNWQTRRFLFSKWTLREGWDNPNVFMIAKLRTSGSENSKIQEVGRGLRLPVDENGHRLLQDELPSRLRFLIGYDEKDFANKLVAEVNDDAVVKLNESKLTPAMIQLIIEKTNNLDEETLLGQLDAASIIKRNNDFKENGFEKLIELYPVLTEATQVKTGKITTGGPKNKQRIKLNKENWNKMRHLWEQFSNRYMLEFDRINDEALQLLIDEMIRDKDNFTLQYPEFTRNELYYNDENGEMRVREQKANYDSRKPITGMKYGEFLLKLTQRTKLKPAQLHKSLLSALKETYGGNKDYLNELTLSNLVRDFKDRFEKRYAQSYRYHPLEFQASTSVFDVMKNDFKEDILATIIGINEDSDIVDDGRQLYEIPPLRYDSMKPERELLKYGYGSNILSFGKLPKKAIQVPKYMGGTTTPDFVYIVEREDKSHVYLLVETKAEGSGKRLSDEQIVAIQERFFGALKQYGVEYQEATAAQDVYDKLRKVAKLNDK; encoded by the coding sequence ATGAAGATTCTATTAGAAGAATTACCTCATCAGCTAGAAGCTCTCCAAGCATTGGATGAAGCCTTTTATGGTTTAGATGAACGAACTACAGATCCAGATAAAGATTATGTGTACGCCAATCCGATTATTAAAGGGCGAGGCAATGAGAATACAAACATTGATATCAAGATGGAAACTGGAACGGGTAAAACCTATGTGGGTGTACGTGCCATGTACGATCTGCATCAAAAATATGGTTTATTTAAATTTATTGTTGTGGTTCCTTCACCAGCAATTAAAGAAGGATGGAAAAACTTTATTGAAGCGGATTATGCCAAGCAGCACTTTTCGCAATTTTATGAAAATACACAAATCAACCTCAACGTGATCAATGCCGGAGATTTTAATAGCAAAAAAGGCTTGTTACCAGCCCACTTGGTAGAGTTTATTGAAGGTGATCGTCTAAATTCATCGACGATTCAAGTCTTATTGATTAATGCCGGCATGCTTAATTCTGCATCTATGAAGAAGGATTACGCTCAAACGCTCTTATCTGGTTGGACATCACCCTTAGAAGGACTTAAAGCCACTCGACCGATTGTGATGATTGATGAGCCTCATCGTTTTCCAAGAGATAAGGCGAACTATAAATCGATTACGGCAGTCGAACCGCAAATGATTATCCGTTTTGGGGCCACCTTTCCTGACGTAAAGGTCGGGAAAGGACGCCAAGCAAGCTTTGTGAAAGACTATTACCGCAAACAACCTCAGTTCAACCTGAATGCGGTCTCTTCTTTCAATAACGGTTTAGTTAAAGGGATTGATGTTTATTATCCTAATGTAACTGAAACGGAGTCTAAAGAGCGGTATGTGGTCGAATCAGTAACTAACCAACAACTCGTTCTTAAGCACAATTCAACTCTCTATACTTATGGTAAAGGTGATGACATTGGTTTTGATGGGGACATTTATTATGAGGGTGCCAAGAGACTATCAAATGGACTTGAATTGGAGAAGGGGATGTCTTTCTTACCTGCTACGATGACAAACTCTTACCAAGAACTCATTATTCGCGATGCGATTGAGAAGCATTTTGAGGCAGAAATACCAAATTTCATGCGTGAAAATGAGTATCAACCGAAAGTCAAAACTTTGTCACTCTTCTTTATTGATTCGATCAAGTCATATCGTGATGAAAAAGGATGGTTGAAAGAACTATTTGAGAAGCATCTTAGACGCAAACTAGAAGCACTGATTCGTGAGTTCCGCTTGAAAAAGTTACCTCGAGAGCAAGAATACTTATCTTTTTTACAAGCGACTTTGGCTGATTTGACTGAGAATGTTCACGCAGGCTACTTTGGTGAAGATCGTGGTTCAGGGGATGAAGCTATTCAAGCTGAGGTGGATGACATCTTAAAAAACAAAGAAAAACTACTGTCGTTTAAGGATGGAAAGGGGAATTGGCAAACTCGTCGTTTCTTATTTTCTAAATGGACTCTCCGCGAAGGTTGGGATAATCCCAATGTTTTTATGATTGCCAAGTTACGAACTTCAGGTAGTGAGAATTCTAAGATTCAAGAAGTCGGTCGTGGTTTACGATTACCAGTTGATGAGAATGGTCATCGGCTTTTACAAGATGAGCTTCCGAGCAGATTACGTTTCCTCATTGGTTACGATGAGAAAGACTTTGCAAATAAATTAGTTGCAGAAGTCAATGATGATGCTGTAGTTAAGTTAAATGAAAGTAAACTGACCCCTGCTATGATTCAATTAATTATCGAAAAAACAAATAATTTAGATGAAGAAACTTTATTAGGACAACTCGATGCTGCCAGTATTATTAAGCGCAATAATGATTTTAAAGAGAATGGCTTTGAGAAACTGATTGAATTGTATCCTGTTTTAACTGAAGCGACACAAGTTAAAACAGGAAAAATTACCACAGGTGGTCCTAAAAATAAACAGCGCATCAAGCTCAATAAAGAAAACTGGAATAAAATGCGCCATCTATGGGAGCAATTCTCAAACCGTTATATGTTAGAATTTGACCGTATCAATGACGAGGCTCTGCAGCTACTCATTGATGAAATGATTCGAGATAAGGATAACTTTACACTTCAGTATCCAGAATTCACTCGCAACGAATTGTATTATAATGACGAGAACGGTGAAATGCGTGTACGTGAACAAAAAGCCAATTACGATAGCCGTAAACCGATTACAGGTATGAAATATGGTGAATTTTTATTAAAATTGACCCAACGCACTAAATTGAAACCAGCGCAATTACACAAAAGCTTATTAAGTGCTTTAAAAGAAACCTATGGTGGCAATAAAGATTATTTAAATGAATTAACACTTAGCAATTTAGTCCGTGATTTTAAAGATCGATTTGAAAAGCGTTATGCTCAAAGTTATCGCTACCATCCTCTTGAATTTCAGGCCAGTACGTCTGTTTTTGATGTGATGAAGAATGATTTTAAAGAGGATATTTTAGCAACTATTATTGGTATCAATGAAGACAGCGATATAGTAGATGATGGACGACAACTCTATGAAATTCCGCCACTTCGTTACGATTCAATGAAACCCGAAAGAGAACTATTGAAGTACGGATATGGTTCAAATATCCTTTCTTTTGGTAAATTACCTAAAAAAGCGATTCAAGTTCCAAAGTATATGGGTGGGACCACAACTCCTGACTTTGTTTATATTGTTGAGCGAGAAGATAAGTCACATGTTTATTTATTGGTCGAAACCAAAGCAGAGGGGTCAGGGAAGCGTCTTAGCGATGAGCAGATTGTGGCAATACAAGAGCGTTTCTTTGGAGCTTTGAAACAATATGGTGTCGAATATCAGGAGGCAACGGCAGCACAAGATGTATACGATAAATTAAGAAAGGTGGCAAAGTTAAATGACAAATAA
- a CDS encoding ParB N-terminal domain-containing protein yields MTNNLMDLGRTGEIAKTGAKPKLPTTIPNLTDTMLDVYRIPLKYLYYNDENGRISTQIKREFGTLTAQTDEINPDYNNKIAMFIEEDNATALKKTKKSIKEKGQQVYGYVLQDGRIIDGNRRFTALRQLQTEIGTSQYFEAVILPFTYDAKANRAQIKRLELAIQMGTEEKLQYDPVDLAVDIYQTIIRDGLMTKKDYSNEANMTVKEIENRIATVELAHDFLHFINASPEAYFIIKDAKLYNPLFELAKKFATSFPNQGPKYEQTKESAFSLLGKMVHTGGDTVREVRDYLKNIVSSADNDDYNDSIEEFVEVFRDKLESGPIHSAADYRKRLEEATPELRQITEVYNKTVNRQNRGKNVDSFIANIKETLNTLNDMKRGNGLTGNLQFTNFSKDQVVEIRDTLININLISGDLIEVYEDEL; encoded by the coding sequence ATGACAAATAATTTGATGGATTTAGGGAGAACTGGTGAAATTGCAAAAACGGGTGCTAAACCTAAATTACCCACAACGATTCCGAATTTAACAGATACAATGCTCGATGTGTACCGTATACCACTAAAATATTTGTACTATAACGATGAAAATGGGCGTATTTCCACACAGATTAAAAGAGAATTTGGTACTTTAACAGCTCAAACGGATGAAATAAACCCTGACTACAACAACAAGATAGCAATGTTTATTGAAGAAGATAATGCGACTGCTTTAAAAAAGACTAAAAAATCGATCAAAGAAAAAGGCCAACAAGTTTATGGTTATGTACTGCAAGATGGACGTATTATTGACGGTAATCGTCGTTTTACTGCATTGAGACAATTACAAACAGAAATTGGTACGAGTCAATATTTCGAAGCTGTTATCCTACCCTTTACTTATGATGCAAAAGCTAATCGAGCTCAAATTAAACGACTAGAGCTGGCAATCCAAATGGGTACGGAAGAAAAGTTACAGTATGATCCTGTTGATTTAGCAGTAGATATCTACCAAACAATTATACGTGATGGTTTGATGACGAAAAAAGATTATTCAAATGAGGCTAATATGACCGTAAAAGAAATTGAAAATCGAATTGCAACTGTTGAATTAGCTCATGATTTTCTTCATTTTATTAATGCGTCTCCAGAGGCATATTTTATTATTAAAGATGCTAAACTCTACAACCCTCTTTTTGAACTTGCAAAAAAATTTGCGACAAGTTTTCCTAATCAAGGACCAAAGTATGAACAGACTAAGGAGAGTGCTTTTAGCCTACTTGGGAAAATGGTTCATACCGGTGGGGATACAGTAAGAGAAGTTCGCGACTATTTAAAGAATATTGTTAGTTCAGCTGATAATGATGATTATAATGACTCTATCGAAGAGTTTGTCGAAGTATTTCGTGATAAACTAGAAAGTGGACCAATTCATTCAGCGGCAGATTACCGTAAACGTTTAGAAGAAGCAACACCTGAATTACGTCAGATCACTGAAGTATACAATAAGACTGTCAACCGTCAAAATCGTGGCAAGAACGTAGATAGTTTTATTGCAAATATAAAAGAAACGCTAAACACATTAAATGATATGAAGCGTGGAAATGGCTTAACAGGTAATTTGCAGTTTACTAATTTTTCTAAAGATCAAGTTGTCGAGATCCGCGACACTCTCATTAATATCAATCTGATTAGTGGAGATCTAATAGAGGTGTATGAAGATGAGCTTTAA